The Beijerinckiaceae bacterium genome has a window encoding:
- a CDS encoding histidine phosphatase family protein, protein MSCAKIMLIRHGERPSADKTVRGVNLEGFKDKEELTVRGWQRAGALVRFFAPFEDRFAHPALERPTSLFACKAGPEDPSLRPQHTLLPLAEFLKSELNCDYYAGEEDKLVQKVLRVPGPVLIVWKHLTMHVIANLILGNTTDAPQYWPFERVDLVWVFERQGKTWSFRQVPQLLLAGDRADVVV, encoded by the coding sequence ATGAGCTGCGCCAAGATCATGCTGATCCGCCACGGGGAGAGGCCCAGCGCGGATAAAACTGTCCGCGGCGTAAATCTGGAAGGCTTCAAGGATAAGGAAGAACTGACGGTGCGGGGTTGGCAACGCGCCGGCGCACTTGTTCGTTTTTTCGCGCCTTTTGAAGATCGCTTCGCGCACCCGGCCCTCGAACGGCCGACCAGTCTTTTTGCCTGCAAGGCAGGCCCCGAAGACCCGAGCTTGCGCCCCCAGCATACTTTATTGCCGCTCGCGGAATTTCTCAAAAGCGAGCTGAATTGCGACTATTACGCGGGCGAAGAGGACAAACTTGTCCAAAAAGTTCTCCGGGTGCCCGGCCCTGTGCTGATCGTATGGAAGCACCTGACCATGCATGTCATCGCCAATTTAATTCTTGGCAACACAACGGACGCGCCACAATATTGGCCTTTCGAGCGTGTTGATCTCGTCTGGGTTTTCGAAAGGCAGGGGAAAACCTGGAGCTTCAGGCAGGTGCCGCAACTTCTCCTTGCGGGTGATCGGGCAGATGTGGTCGTCTGA
- a CDS encoding NAD kinase, with protein sequence MSIIVAGANSMQPKKSVKHRFERIAFLSSGTPEANTAQAQFIARYGTVDPEDADVVVALGGDGLMLQTLHRFMGKNKPIYGMKLGSVGFLMNEFHGPDLQKRLDEAEASIVHPLLMEATDIQGETVTARAINEVSILRQAYQAAKMRISIDGKVRLDELVADGLLVATPVGSTAYNLSAYGPILPLDATLMPLTPIAAFRPRRWRGALLPDKAHVTIDILEADKRPVAAVADHFERKNVVKVIVAMDHATDLVLLHDPGHSLYERILREQFGY encoded by the coding sequence ATGAGCATCATTGTCGCCGGAGCGAACAGCATGCAGCCAAAGAAAAGCGTAAAACATCGCTTCGAGCGCATTGCCTTTCTTTCGTCCGGCACGCCGGAAGCAAATACCGCTCAGGCCCAATTCATCGCCCGATATGGAACGGTTGACCCCGAGGACGCCGATGTTGTGGTCGCGCTTGGCGGCGATGGTCTCATGCTGCAAACCTTGCATCGGTTCATGGGAAAAAACAAACCGATCTATGGAATGAAGCTCGGTTCCGTTGGTTTCCTCATGAATGAGTTTCACGGCCCCGACCTGCAAAAGCGACTCGACGAAGCCGAAGCTTCCATCGTGCATCCTCTCTTGATGGAAGCCACCGACATCCAGGGCGAAACCGTCACGGCAAGGGCGATCAACGAGGTCTCAATTTTGCGCCAGGCCTATCAGGCCGCAAAAATGCGGATCTCCATCGATGGCAAGGTCAGGCTCGATGAACTCGTCGCGGATGGGTTGCTGGTTGCCACCCCGGTCGGTTCGACGGCCTATAATCTCTCGGCCTACGGCCCGATTCTACCGCTCGACGCAACACTCATGCCCTTGACGCCGATCGCGGCGTTCCGGCCACGCCGCTGGCGTGGCGCGCTCTTACCCGACAAGGCACATGTCACGATCGATATTCTCGAAGCTGACAAGCGCCCCGTCGCCGCGGTTGCCGATCATTTCGAACGGAAAAATGTCGTGAAGGTCATTGTCGCGATGGATCATGCGACGGATCTCGTGCTTCTCCACGATCCGGGCCATTCGCTGTATGAACGGATCTTGCGCGAACAGTTCGGATATTGA
- a CDS encoding GDP-mannose pyrophosphatase, whose product MSDDIFIRSRQIVARGFGVLERMVVERKRFDGGMQTSNLEVYDSGDGVAILLYDPQRSRVVLVRQFRGPAYLRGRHESLIEVCAGRLEGEDPESRIVKEVEEETGIIVRKPVRLFEAFMSPGCFCEKIIFFVAPYALTDKTAKGGGLDDEDIEILEPTFGEALAMIDTGMIIDAKTIMLLHYAKFAGLMAER is encoded by the coding sequence ATGAGCGACGATATTTTCATCCGCAGCCGCCAGATCGTGGCCCGGGGATTTGGAGTGCTGGAAAGAATGGTCGTCGAACGCAAGCGCTTCGACGGAGGCATGCAAACCAGCAATCTTGAAGTTTATGACTCCGGCGATGGCGTCGCAATCTTGCTCTATGATCCGCAGCGCTCGCGGGTCGTCCTTGTTCGCCAGTTTCGCGGGCCGGCCTATTTGCGGGGACGGCATGAAAGCCTCATCGAGGTATGCGCCGGCAGGCTCGAAGGCGAGGACCCCGAAAGCCGGATCGTCAAGGAAGTCGAAGAAGAAACCGGAATCATCGTGCGAAAGCCGGTCCGCCTTTTCGAGGCCTTTATGAGCCCAGGATGTTTTTGTGAGAAAATTATTTTCTTTGTTGCGCCCTACGCGTTGACGGATAAAACCGCCAAGGGCGGGGGCCTCGACGATGAAGATATCGAAATCTTGGAGCCAACCTTCGGCGAGGCGTTGGCAATGATCGACACGGGCATGATCATCGATGCCAAAACGATCATGCTCTTGCATTATGCCAAATTCGCTGGGCTCATGGCTGAGCGATAA
- a CDS encoding dehydratase, whose translation MSDKVQADPQRHPRGGLFYEDFVVGILVEHRLTKTVTQMDNMLFSNMTLNPQPLHIDAHFCATETEWKRPLINSLFTLGLMIGISVNDLSLGTTIANLGMTEVKFPSPLFEGDTLHVTSEIMSKRLSKSRPDAGIVEFLHRAYQQEGKLVAECRRQAFMKKRIS comes from the coding sequence ATGAGCGACAAAGTCCAAGCTGATCCGCAACGGCACCCACGGGGCGGCCTTTTCTACGAGGATTTTGTCGTAGGCATATTGGTCGAACATCGCCTGACGAAGACCGTCACGCAAATGGACAATATGCTGTTTTCCAACATGACCCTCAATCCGCAGCCGCTGCATATCGATGCCCATTTTTGCGCAACCGAAACCGAATGGAAGCGCCCCCTCATAAATTCTCTCTTCACGCTCGGTTTGATGATCGGAATTTCGGTCAATGACCTCTCGCTCGGCACCACCATTGCCAATCTCGGGATGACCGAGGTGAAATTCCCATCGCCCTTGTTCGAGGGCGATACTTTGCACGTTACCAGTGAAATCATGAGCAAGCGCTTGTCGAAATCGCGGCCCGACGCCGGGATTGTCGAATTCCTCCATCGAGCCTATCAGCAGGAGGGCAAGCTTGTCGCGGAATGCCGGCGTCAGGCCTTTATGAAAAAGCGGATTTCCTAA
- a CDS encoding CoA ester lyase yields MRSQLFIPADSEKKLAKGLVSGADCLILDLEDSVAPEAKHKAREQAFVFLVDALPRCPRPRLYVRVNGLTSGQTEADLEVVMQAPPDGILLPKCLNGAAIQHLGAMLAVKEAEHDLVDGTTRIMAIITETPASIFNMGTYAGASQRLEGLTWGIEDLAASLGAETNRDGDGGYTFPYRLARSLALFAAASAEVLPIDAVYGNFRDLTRLRLECEEAKRDGFTGKMAIHPAQIEIINEVFTPSPESIAKARAIVAAFEAEPQAGVIGFEGEMLDVPHLAKARRLLASVGEK; encoded by the coding sequence ATGCGGTCGCAGCTTTTCATTCCAGCCGACAGCGAGAAAAAGCTAGCCAAAGGTCTTGTGAGCGGCGCCGACTGTTTGATTCTCGATCTTGAGGATTCGGTTGCCCCCGAAGCGAAACATAAAGCCCGGGAACAGGCGTTTGTGTTTCTCGTCGATGCCTTGCCGAGATGCCCGCGCCCGCGCCTTTACGTGCGTGTGAATGGGCTGACGTCCGGCCAGACCGAGGCCGACCTCGAGGTCGTGATGCAAGCGCCGCCGGACGGGATTCTTTTGCCCAAATGCCTCAATGGCGCGGCAATTCAGCATCTTGGCGCGATGCTCGCGGTCAAGGAGGCGGAACATGATCTCGTCGATGGTACCACGCGAATCATGGCGATCATTACCGAGACACCGGCGTCGATCTTCAACATGGGCACCTATGCCGGCGCGAGCCAGCGCCTCGAAGGGCTCACGTGGGGCATAGAGGACCTCGCTGCTTCGCTCGGCGCGGAGACAAATCGAGACGGCGATGGCGGTTATACCTTTCCCTATAGGCTGGCGCGCAGCCTGGCCCTCTTTGCGGCAGCCTCCGCCGAAGTGCTGCCGATCGACGCGGTGTATGGAAATTTTCGCGACCTGACCAGACTACGCCTCGAATGCGAGGAAGCGAAACGCGACGGTTTTACCGGCAAAATGGCGATCCATCCGGCACAGATCGAGATCATCAACGAGGTTTTCACGCCCTCGCCGGAATCGATCGCCAAGGCGCGTGCGATCGTCGCGGCGTTCGAGGCCGAACCGCAGGCGGGCGTTATCGGTTTCGAGGGCGAGATGCTCGATGTGCCACATCTTGCAAAAGCGCGGCGGCTTTTGGCGAGCGTTGGAGAGAAGTAG
- a CDS encoding nitroreductase, with amino-acid sequence MNDTITLLRTRRSAPPAMMSGPGPSPQELEILLGLAARVPDHGKLIPWRFIVFEGEARARAGEVLADVYAEAHPGEDAQRIEVEKKRFCLAPLVIGVISCTAPHQKIPEWEQVLSAGAVCMNLMVAANAQGFASIWLTEWYAYDRAVLGRLGVRDNEKIAGFIYIGRADDPREDRARPMLADIVTRY; translated from the coding sequence ATGAATGACACAATCACACTTCTCCGGACAAGGCGCTCGGCGCCTCCGGCCATGATGTCCGGCCCCGGTCCTTCCCCGCAGGAATTAGAAATTCTCCTGGGGCTGGCTGCCCGTGTCCCCGATCACGGTAAACTTATCCCTTGGCGTTTCATTGTCTTCGAGGGCGAGGCCCGCGCGCGCGCCGGCGAGGTTCTCGCAGATGTTTATGCCGAGGCCCATCCCGGCGAGGACGCACAGCGCATTGAGGTGGAGAAAAAGCGCTTCTGCCTGGCGCCGCTCGTCATAGGTGTAATTTCTTGTACTGCGCCGCACCAAAAAATCCCGGAGTGGGAACAAGTCCTGTCGGCCGGCGCGGTGTGCATGAATCTGATGGTCGCGGCCAATGCGCAGGGCTTTGCCTCGATCTGGCTCACCGAATGGTATGCTTATGACCGCGCGGTTCTTGGCCGGTTGGGCGTCCGGGACAACGAAAAAATCGCTGGTTTTATTTACATCGGTCGGGCCGATGATCCGCGGGAGGACCGGGCGCGGCCCATGCTCGCCGATATCGTGACCCGGTACTAA
- a CDS encoding enoyl-CoA hydratase gives MPPETTHLKIEREGAVLCVIFDRPEKKNALTGAMYKAATEALRQAQSDPSIGAVVFSGAGGMFTAGNDIGDFLDATGGSEEFPAFTFIKVLAACETPLIAAIEGLAIGIGATMTLHCDLVYAAPAAVFRMPFVDLGVVPEAASSLLLPRRVGMAKAAEFLALCEPYGAEDALRLGLVNAIVPASELRAFAIKRAGQLAAKPRAALAATRRLLRGDLKDIEERIEEEVRLFYLAVRSEEARAAFTAFLGKSR, from the coding sequence TTGCCACCGGAAACCACTCATCTCAAGATCGAACGCGAAGGCGCAGTCTTGTGCGTGATCTTCGACCGGCCGGAAAAAAAGAACGCGCTGACCGGAGCGATGTACAAGGCTGCGACCGAGGCCTTGCGCCAAGCCCAATCCGATCCATCGATCGGAGCCGTGGTATTTTCGGGCGCCGGCGGAATGTTCACGGCCGGCAATGATATTGGCGATTTTCTTGACGCAACCGGCGGATCGGAAGAATTTCCCGCCTTCACCTTCATCAAGGTGCTCGCCGCTTGTGAAACTCCGCTGATCGCGGCGATCGAAGGTCTGGCGATCGGCATTGGCGCCACCATGACCCTGCATTGCGATCTTGTTTATGCCGCCCCGGCGGCTGTGTTTCGGATGCCTTTCGTCGATCTGGGCGTTGTGCCGGAAGCGGCGTCCTCATTGCTCCTTCCTCGCAGGGTCGGCATGGCAAAGGCGGCCGAATTCCTGGCTCTTTGCGAGCCCTACGGCGCGGAAGATGCGCTGCGGCTGGGGCTTGTCAACGCTATCGTCCCCGCGAGTGAGCTGCGGGCCTTTGCGATCAAGAGGGCAGGGCAACTGGCCGCCAAACCTCGCGCGGCGCTTGCTGCCACGCGCCGCCTCTTGCGCGGCGACCTCAAGGACATAGAAGAGAGGATCGAAGAAGAAGTGCGGCTATTTTACCTCGCGGTTCGTTCCGAGGAAGCTCGCGCGGCCTTCACTGCGTTCCTTGGCAAGTCGCGTTAG
- a CDS encoding acyl-CoA dehydrogenase, with the protein MSYRAPVADILFAMNHEAGSGKGFEDSVHADLGDGFAEATLAEAAKFAENILAPLNRTGDVQGAKFDAGKVVAAPGFADAYRQWAAGGWNAITAPTEYGGMGLPLLLNTACNEIWNAANMAFSLCPLLTLGAIEALQSHATEALKQLYLEKLVSGEWTGTMNLTEPQAGSDLSALRARAERQADGTYKLFGSKIYITYGEHDMTENILHFVLARLPDAPAGTRGISLFLVPKFFANPDGSLGERNDVYCTSLEHKLGIHASPTCTMVYGDHGGARGFLVGEEHKGLACMFTMMNSARLNVGVQGVGIAERAFQQALAYAKERRQGHADGDRTEAMSPIVHHPDVARMLMTMKALTAAARTICLMTADAIDRSKREHNDTARAQAAERASLLTPVAKAFSTDIGSEVASLGIQVHGGMGFIEETGAAQYLRDARIAAIYEGTNGIQAIDLVQRKLGLSGGAAVAREIADMHAALDLLRNTNADSIGEMEPCLADAVEALERATTFMQDAAKTRPNDALAGATPYLRLFAYARGGTALAKGALAAHRLAQSGNSDPALAARIATARFFAENIAIGAGGLERDVTRGASSVHAGGLLLRQ; encoded by the coding sequence ATGAGCTATCGTGCGCCGGTTGCCGACATTCTTTTTGCCATGAACCACGAGGCCGGGTCGGGAAAGGGCTTCGAAGATTCCGTTCATGCCGATCTTGGCGATGGGTTTGCCGAGGCAACCCTGGCGGAAGCCGCCAAATTCGCCGAAAACATCCTTGCGCCGCTGAACCGGACTGGGGACGTCCAGGGAGCCAAGTTTGATGCCGGCAAAGTTGTCGCGGCGCCGGGCTTCGCCGACGCCTACCGGCAATGGGCGGCGGGCGGATGGAATGCGATCACCGCTCCCACCGAATATGGCGGCATGGGGCTGCCGCTGCTTCTCAATACGGCCTGCAATGAAATTTGGAATGCCGCGAACATGGCATTCAGCCTTTGCCCGCTGCTCACCCTTGGCGCCATCGAGGCGCTGCAATCGCACGCGACCGAGGCGTTGAAGCAGCTTTATCTTGAAAAGCTCGTCTCGGGGGAATGGACCGGCACGATGAATCTCACCGAGCCGCAGGCTGGCTCCGACCTTAGCGCGCTGCGCGCCAGGGCGGAACGGCAGGCGGACGGAACTTATAAACTGTTCGGCTCCAAGATTTACATTACCTATGGCGAGCACGACATGACGGAAAACATCCTTCATTTCGTGCTCGCGCGCTTGCCGGATGCGCCCGCCGGTACGCGGGGCATTTCGCTTTTTCTTGTCCCTAAATTTTTTGCCAATCCCGATGGTTCGCTGGGCGAGCGCAACGACGTCTATTGCACTTCGTTGGAACACAAGCTTGGCATTCATGCATCGCCAACCTGCACCATGGTCTATGGCGATCATGGCGGCGCAAGAGGCTTTCTCGTCGGAGAAGAGCATAAGGGACTCGCCTGCATGTTCACGATGATGAACAGCGCCAGATTGAATGTCGGGGTGCAAGGCGTCGGGATCGCCGAGCGAGCTTTCCAACAGGCCCTGGCTTACGCAAAAGAGAGACGCCAAGGGCACGCCGATGGGGACAGAACCGAGGCGATGAGCCCGATTGTCCATCATCCCGATGTCGCCCGCATGCTGATGACGATGAAGGCCCTGACTGCGGCCGCGCGTACGATCTGCCTCATGACGGCCGATGCGATCGATCGCTCCAAGCGGGAGCACAACGACACCGCCCGTGCCCAAGCAGCCGAGCGGGCTTCGCTGCTCACGCCGGTCGCCAAGGCTTTTTCGACCGACATTGGCAGCGAAGTCGCCTCGCTCGGGATTCAAGTTCACGGCGGCATGGGCTTCATTGAGGAGACGGGCGCCGCGCAATATCTGCGCGATGCAAGGATTGCCGCCATTTACGAAGGCACCAATGGCATTCAAGCGATCGACCTGGTGCAGCGGAAATTGGGTCTTTCGGGGGGCGCCGCCGTTGCCCGCGAGATCGCCGACATGCATGCGGCTCTCGATCTCCTGCGAAACACCAATGCCGACAGCATCGGTGAAATGGAACCATGCCTGGCCGACGCCGTGGAGGCCCTCGAGCGCGCCACGACGTTCATGCAGGATGCGGCCAAGACGCGTCCCAACGATGCGCTGGCCGGCGCCACGCCCTATCTGCGGCTGTTCGCTTACGCGCGCGGCGGCACGGCGCTGGCGAAAGGCGCGCTTGCCGCGCATCGGCTGGCTCAATCGGGCAACAGCGATCCCGCCTTGGCAGCGCGAATCGCCACCGCACGCTTCTTTGCCGAGAACATCGCGATCGGTGCGGGCGGCCTCGAACGCGACGTGACCCGGGGCGCGAGCTCTGTTCACGCAGGCGGGCTCTTGCTTCGCCAATAA
- a CDS encoding threonylcarbamoyl-AMP synthase: MKSDFVAQGSAQAAQKIMAADAAGIAEAARLLRCGGLVAFPTETVYGLGADATSAAAVARIYAAKARPEFNPLIAHVANLEAAQEQGIFSSEALGLAKAFWPGPLTLVVPLAPQATVCAAARAGQQNIALRVPAHSVALAVISAAGRPLAAPSANRSGRVSPVTAAHVAEDLAGEIDLILDGGRCPMGLESTVVDCLETPPRLLRPGGISRAEIEAVLGFQLGKSEASKELRSPGLLQSHYAPRAKLRLDADSLAEGEAGLDFGGVFAGEKNVLDLSPRRDLAEAAANFFSFLRELDARAPRRIAVAPIPHEGLGEAINDRLVRAAAPRENR, encoded by the coding sequence ATGAAGAGTGATTTTGTTGCACAAGGTTCGGCACAAGCCGCACAAAAAATAATGGCGGCGGATGCAGCGGGAATTGCGGAGGCGGCCCGCCTGCTGCGCTGCGGCGGCCTTGTCGCCTTCCCGACCGAGACGGTCTATGGTTTAGGCGCCGACGCGACCTCGGCGGCGGCCGTTGCCCGCATCTATGCGGCAAAAGCGCGGCCGGAGTTCAATCCGCTCATCGCCCATGTTGCCAATCTTGAAGCCGCGCAGGAACAGGGTATTTTTTCCTCCGAGGCATTAGGGCTCGCCAAGGCGTTTTGGCCGGGGCCGCTGACACTGGTCGTTCCCCTCGCACCGCAAGCGACCGTTTGCGCCGCCGCGCGCGCGGGCCAACAAAACATCGCCTTGCGGGTTCCCGCGCATTCGGTTGCGCTTGCGGTTATTTCAGCGGCCGGGCGACCATTGGCTGCGCCGTCCGCCAATCGCTCCGGCCGGGTGAGCCCAGTGACCGCAGCCCATGTCGCCGAGGATCTCGCCGGTGAGATCGATCTTATCCTGGATGGCGGCCGCTGCCCCATGGGGCTTGAATCGACGGTTGTGGACTGTCTCGAAACGCCCCCGCGCCTGCTGCGGCCAGGGGGAATTTCGCGCGCGGAGATCGAGGCCGTCCTGGGCTTTCAGCTTGGAAAGTCCGAAGCGTCAAAAGAATTGCGTTCGCCTGGATTGCTACAGTCCCATTACGCGCCCCGCGCAAAACTCCGTCTCGACGCGGATAGCCTCGCGGAGGGCGAAGCGGGTCTCGATTTCGGCGGCGTTTTTGCGGGGGAAAAAAATGTGCTGGATCTTTCGCCGCGTCGGGACCTTGCGGAAGCAGCGGCGAATTTCTTCAGCTTTCTGCGGGAACTGGATGCCCGCGCACCGCGTCGGATCGCCGTCGCGCCGATCCCCCACGAGGGATTGGGCGAAGCGATCAACGACCGGCTTGTCCGCGCCGCCGCGCCCCGCGAAAATCGCTGA
- a CDS encoding electron transfer flavoprotein-ubiquinone oxidoreductase — protein sequence MTEAVPPLPSRESMDFDVVIVGAGPAGLAAAIRIKQLDPELSVVVVEKGAELGAHILSGAVIDPHALDQLIPAWRQDEDRPLTTKVSSDRFYVLGPRRAIRLPNFFMPRLMSNHGNFIGSLGNVVRYLGKQAEALGVDIFPGFAGAEVLYGDAGEVLGIATGDMGVGRDGHLKSGFTRGIELRGKYTLIAEGARGSLAKEIIAKFHLDADREPQKFGIGLKELWRVDPALHKPGLVQHSFGWPLDDHTGGGSFLYHFEDNLVSVGFVVHLNYANPTLSPFDEFQRFKTHPSIAPLFRDGQRLSFGARAITEGGWQSVPKLVFPGGALVGCAAGFVNLPRIKGSHNAIYSGMLAAEHAVTAIKEGRAQDELSGYEDAWRRSPIGRDLYKVRNAKPLWSRYGTRAGIAIGGFDMWLNEIFGASPLGTLPHGKPDYSSLKPLAEVTPIRYAKPDGKLTFDRLSSVFVSNTNHEEDQPCHLHLKDLSIPIAKNLPEYGEPARLYCPAAVYEVVYRDEETKKDPRFVINAQNCVHCKTCDIKDPAQNIDWAPPEGGGGPNYPNM from the coding sequence ATGACCGAGGCCGTCCCCCCCTTGCCGTCGCGCGAAAGCATGGATTTCGATGTCGTTATCGTCGGCGCCGGCCCTGCGGGCCTTGCGGCTGCGATCCGCATCAAGCAGCTCGACCCGGAACTCTCGGTGGTCGTTGTGGAAAAAGGCGCCGAACTTGGCGCCCATATCTTGTCTGGTGCGGTGATCGATCCCCATGCGCTCGACCAGCTGATACCCGCATGGCGACAGGACGAAGACCGGCCTTTGACGACCAAGGTAAGTTCGGACCGGTTCTACGTGCTGGGACCGCGCCGCGCGATCCGCCTGCCCAATTTTTTCATGCCCCGCCTTATGAGCAATCATGGCAATTTCATCGGCTCGCTCGGCAATGTTGTGCGCTATTTGGGCAAGCAGGCCGAGGCTTTGGGCGTCGATATTTTTCCGGGCTTTGCGGGCGCCGAAGTGCTGTATGGGGATGCGGGAGAGGTTTTGGGCATTGCCACCGGAGATATGGGAGTCGGGCGCGATGGCCATCTCAAAAGCGGCTTTACCCGTGGCATTGAGCTGCGCGGAAAATATACCTTGATTGCGGAAGGGGCACGGGGGTCTCTCGCCAAGGAAATCATCGCCAAGTTCCACCTCGACGCGGATCGTGAACCGCAGAAATTCGGCATCGGTCTAAAGGAGCTTTGGCGAGTCGATCCGGCTTTGCACAAGCCCGGTCTCGTACAGCATTCCTTCGGCTGGCCGCTCGACGACCATACCGGCGGCGGGTCGTTTCTCTATCATTTCGAGGACAATCTCGTATCCGTCGGTTTTGTGGTTCATCTCAATTATGCAAATCCGACGCTGTCTCCCTTCGATGAATTTCAGCGCTTCAAAACGCATCCGTCGATCGCGCCCTTGTTCCGGGACGGGCAACGTTTGTCGTTTGGGGCAAGGGCGATCACGGAAGGCGGCTGGCAATCGGTGCCGAAGCTCGTCTTTCCTGGCGGTGCGCTGGTCGGCTGCGCGGCTGGTTTTGTGAATCTTCCCCGCATAAAGGGTTCGCACAATGCGATTTATTCCGGAATGCTGGCCGCCGAACATGCTGTGACCGCGATCAAGGAGGGGCGCGCTCAGGATGAGCTTAGCGGCTATGAGGACGCATGGCGTCGCTCGCCCATCGGCCGCGATCTCTACAAGGTCCGCAACGCAAAGCCGCTCTGGTCACGATATGGCACGAGGGCCGGCATTGCGATTGGCGGCTTCGATATGTGGCTCAATGAAATTTTCGGCGCTTCGCCGCTGGGGACTCTTCCGCATGGCAAACCCGATTACTCGAGCCTCAAGCCCCTCGCCGAAGTGACGCCCATCCGCTATGCCAAGCCGGATGGCAAACTGACCTTCGATCGACTGTCCTCGGTGTTCGTTTCAAACACCAATCACGAGGAGGACCAGCCGTGTCATCTTCACCTGAAGGATCTGTCGATTCCGATTGCAAAAAATCTGCCGGAATATGGCGAACCGGCACGGCTCTACTGCCCCGCGGCCGTGTATGAAGTGGTCTACCGCGACGAGGAGACCAAGAAAGATCCGCGCTTTGTCATCAATGCGCAGAATTGCGTCCATTGCAAAACCTGTGACATCAAGGATCCGGCGCAAAACATCGATTGGGCGCCGCCCGAAGGCGGTGGCGGTCCGAACTATCCGAATATGTGA
- a CDS encoding uracil-DNA glycosylase, with protein MNKNLIELLRWYTEMGVDIAVDEAPHDRIAESLASVATRVEKPDPLPAPMPQPADAGRRAMSEPAAALPAEAIEETARESAAAAQTLDELRERLSQFEGCGLKATATRLVFGDGNPNASIMIVGEAPGADEDRQGVPFVGRAGQLLDKMLASIGLDRTKVFIANVVPWRPPGNRTPTPLETAACLPFTRRQIELVDPKILVCLGAAAAHTLLGSKDGIMRMRGRWFSYMMGTKEIRAIAMLHPAYLLRQPGQKKLAWQDLRMLAKEIERLQSM; from the coding sequence ATGAACAAAAATCTGATTGAGCTGCTGCGCTGGTACACGGAGATGGGGGTCGATATCGCCGTCGACGAGGCTCCGCACGACCGCATCGCGGAAAGCCTGGCCAGCGTCGCCACCCGCGTGGAAAAGCCCGATCCCCTCCCCGCGCCGATGCCGCAGCCCGCGGACGCCGGGCGCCGAGCGATGTCCGAACCGGCGGCAGCGCTTCCGGCCGAGGCTATCGAAGAAACCGCGCGGGAAAGCGCCGCTGCCGCCCAGACCCTCGACGAACTCCGCGAACGGCTCTCGCAATTCGAAGGCTGCGGCCTGAAGGCAACGGCGACCAGGCTGGTGTTTGGCGACGGCAATCCAAATGCAAGCATCATGATCGTCGGTGAGGCGCCGGGCGCTGACGAGGACCGCCAGGGAGTGCCGTTTGTCGGCCGCGCTGGTCAATTACTGGACAAGATGCTGGCTTCGATCGGGCTCGACCGCACAAAGGTTTTTATCGCAAATGTGGTGCCCTGGCGGCCGCCCGGGAACCGCACGCCGACTCCCCTCGAGACGGCGGCCTGTCTTCCCTTCACGCGACGGCAGATCGAACTCGTCGATCCGAAGATTCTGGTCTGCCTCGGCGCTGCGGCAGCCCATACTCTTCTTGGCAGCAAAGATGGGATCATGCGGATGCGGGGACGCTGGTTCAGCTATATGATGGGCACTAAAGAAATCCGAGCGATAGCCATGCTGCATCCTGCTTATCTCCTTCGCCAACCCGGTCAAAAGAAATTGGCATGGCAAGATTTGCGCATGCTCGCCAAGGAAATCGAACGCCTACAATCGATGTGA
- a CDS encoding recombinase: MYTIGQAAKATGKSKSTISAYVKKGAIAAKRNEDSSYSIDPADLHSVFPPVGTVSSSSDPQSSDPDGTNLILQNLSLRSEIKLLREQLLQKDSVIASLRQSLAEVEEQRKLALSMINWQQREPEPPPAPPRKGILAFLHSLIGV, translated from the coding sequence ATGTACACCATTGGACAGGCTGCGAAGGCAACCGGGAAATCCAAGTCAACGATTTCCGCCTACGTAAAAAAGGGAGCTATCGCAGCCAAAAGAAATGAAGACAGTTCCTATTCCATCGACCCAGCGGATCTCCACAGTGTGTTTCCGCCCGTTGGAACAGTGAGCAGCTCGTCCGACCCTCAATCGAGCGATCCGGACGGGACAAATTTGATTCTTCAGAATCTGTCATTACGCAGTGAAATTAAACTTCTGCGCGAACAGCTGCTTCAAAAAGACAGCGTCATTGCCAGCCTCCGTCAAAGTCTCGCAGAGGTTGAAGAGCAACGGAAGTTGGCTCTTTCAATGATCAATTGGCAGCAAAGAGAGCCGGAGCCACCTCCCGCACCCCCACGGAAAGGCATCCTGGCGTTCCTGCATAGTTTGATCGGAGTCTGA